A region of the Sandaracinaceae bacterium genome:
GCTCCGACGACGCCTTCATCGAGGCGCTGCACGCGGAGTGGTCGGGCGCGCTGCCCGCGACGCTGCTCCTGGATCGAGCGCGCCGCGTCGTGCACTTCTGGCCGGGGCCCGTCGACGAGGCGTCGCTCCGTGACCCGATCGAAACGCTCCTGGGAGAAGAAGGATGAAGACCAAGCTCGCGACTCTCTTCGCGTTCTCCGCGCTCCTCATGTCGCCCTGCACCGCCCCCGTTGCGGTGGCGCAGAGCGCTGGATCGAGCGTGCTCGCGCTCGGCGCGCAAGCCCCCATGCGCACCCACCGCATGCGCAACGTCGACGGCCGCCGCGTGTCCATCCAGAGCGCCGCCGGCGAGCGCGGCACGCTTGTCGTCTTCACCTGCAACCACTGCCCGTGGGCGCAGGCGTGGGAGGCGCGCGTGACGGAGATCGGCAACACCTACCTCGACCGCGGCGTGGGCGTGATCGCCATCAACCCGAACGACCCCGAGGAGTACCCGGAGGACGGCTTCGAGGAGATGCAGCGACGCCACCGCGCCGCCGGCATGCGCTTCCCCTACGTGGTGGACGAGACCTCCAACGTCGCGCGACGCTTCGGCG
Encoded here:
- a CDS encoding thioredoxin family protein, whose protein sequence is MKTKLATLFAFSALLMSPCTAPVAVAQSAGSSVLALGAQAPMRTHRMRNVDGRRVSIQSAAGERGTLVVFTCNHCPWAQAWEARVTEIGNTYLDRGVGVIAINPNDPEEYPEDGFEEMQRRHRAAGMRFPYVVDETSNVARRFGATRTPEVFLFDARGRLVYHGAVDDNAHQPDQVQRRHLRDALEAMLGGRAIANAETRSIGCSIKFRD